A stretch of DNA from Candidatus Neomarinimicrobiota bacterium:
AGATTCGTTTCTAGAGTAGATTCATCCAAATATATGGTTGATGAATAATCATAAATGGGCTTATTATTGCTGGGAAAATTTTAAATTGACTAACAATTCTAATTCTCGCTATAGATTAGTTCATTTGGATTTCCATTGGGATGGAATAAACGATTTCCAGAAAGAGTCAAGATTAGAACAATTAACGAATATTGAATCCATAGAAGATATTAAGGAGTTGGTTGATCAAGGGCAGTTAATTAAGCACGATTCGTTTATTGCACCTGGAATAATTAGAAAAATAATAAGTGAGATTCATTTCTATTGCCTCCAAGATGATACAGAGGAGGGTATCGACGACTCTTTACTAAATGAATATTATTGTACTCAATACAAGCACAATGATATTGATGCTTTAATTAGTCATAATTTTACGGAAGACATTTTTTTTAATCTGGATCTGGATCTATTTAATAAAGAAGAATATTGGATGAAAGGTGATTTATGGGAAGAAAACGATATTGTAGAATTTATTAATAAGTGTTCAGGGATTATTGCTACTTCTTCATTAGTAACAATAGCAAAATCACCAGGGTATTCAGGTACGAAAGAAGATACAAATCATTTAACCGATCTAGTAATACCCCAAATAATTAAATACTTTAATGGGTAAATAAGGAGAACACTGTTTGGATTTAAAAGGCAAAGACTATATAGAAACGGCTGATTGGAGCAACGAGGAACTTGAAGAGTTGCTGCGTCTTGCGGGAGAGTTGAAGGATGATTTCAAAAACGGAAGAGCGCACAGACATCTGCCCGATAAAACACTCTTTATGCTTTTTTTCGACAAATCCACCCGCACGCGGAACTCCTTCGAGGCGGGTATAACTCAGTTAGGGGGGCATGCGCATTTCATAGAGTCGGAGACCTCACAACTCGCTCACGGGGAGAGTCCTAAGGATATGGGCATAATATTATCGAGCTACGGTCACGGCATAGCGATCCGGCATGACCTGTTACCGGGAGTGGGGAACGCGTATTTGAGGGAAGTGGCGGAACATGCCGAAGTCCCTGTCATAAATATGCAGTGCGATGTCGACCATCCGTGTCAGACTATCGCCGACCTTATGACCATCAGGGAGATGTTCGGAAATGACCTCAAGGGTCGGAAAATCGGAGTCAGCTGGGCTTACGCGCCGTCATACGCCAAGCCGATGTCTGTTCCGCAGGGACTGATAACTCTAATGCCCCGATTCGGAATGGACGTTGTCCTCGCTCATCCGCCCGAATTCAAGCTTATGCCCGAAATGATAGAAAAAGCTGAAAAGTATGCCGATGAAAACGGTACGAAATTCGAGGTAGCCGATTCTATGGAAGCAGCCTTTGAAGACGCTGATGTTGTCTATCCAAAGAGCTGGGGATGTATAGACCTCTTCGAAAAACCTGAAGAATCGCTTGAGCTGTCAAAGAAATACCGGGATTGGATTTGCGACGAGGGTTTAATGAAGCTTACAAAAGATGAATCCGTTTACATGCATTGTCTTCCCGCTGACAGAGGAAATGAGGTAACGAATGACGTGATAGACGGTAAACGGTCTGTCGTTTACCAAGAAGCAGAGAACAGGATGCACACATGCAAGTCTATCATGACTCTTACGATGTGAGATTTAATTGACTTCCGTTATAAAATTAGAATGCATAGAGTGCGGCGAATCTGTTGATCCCGAAGGTGTTCATTACCTATGCGCGAATTGCAGTGGCGATTTAGAGGTGATTTATGATTACGACGCCGTCAAAAAAGAGTGGAAAGATTCCAAAATTGCCGAGAGCGCCGAGATGTCGATGTGGAGATATGCTCCTCTCTTGCCGGTGGAACCGGTTTCGCTCGGAGGTTTGCAGGTAGGATGGACTCCGCTTATAGAAAGCGTTCGATTGGGCAAAGAACTCGGGATTCCCGGTCTTTACTTGAAAGACGATACGCAAAATCCGACAGCATCGTTAAAAGACAGGGCAACTGCGATCGCCCTCGCCCGCTGCGAAGTGAACGGCGCTGAGATAGTTACCTGCGCATCAACGGGAAACGCGGCATCGTCTCTTGCAGGGCTTGGTGCCGCTGTCGGGATGAGAGTAAAAATTTTCGTGCCTGAGACGGCGCCGTCTACAAAGGTATCCCAAATGCTCCTGTATGGCGCCGATGTGTACAAAATAAAGGGGAGTTACGGCGATGCCTTCGACCTTTGCGTGAAGGCTACAAATGAGTTCGGATGGTACAACAGGAATTCCGGGTTCAACCCGTACATGTCAGAAGGAAAAAAAACCGCCGCATATGAAATTTGCGAACAGTTAGACTGGGAGGTTCCGGACGTTATAATCGTTCCGGTGGGAGACGGATGTATAATCAGCGGCGTATATAAGGGATTATATGATCTGCTCGAGATCGGGGTCATTGACAGACTACCCCGCCTGATAGCCGTTCAATCGGAAGGAGCGAATTCAATCGTGGAGGCGTTCGAGGGGGATGGAGAGATAAAAGCGGCGAACGGTAACACCATCGCTGATGGAATTGCGGTAAAGA
This window harbors:
- a CDS encoding ornithine carbamoyltransferase produces the protein MDLKGKDYIETADWSNEELEELLRLAGELKDDFKNGRAHRHLPDKTLFMLFFDKSTRTRNSFEAGITQLGGHAHFIESETSQLAHGESPKDMGIILSSYGHGIAIRHDLLPGVGNAYLREVAEHAEVPVINMQCDVDHPCQTIADLMTIREMFGNDLKGRKIGVSWAYAPSYAKPMSVPQGLITLMPRFGMDVVLAHPPEFKLMPEMIEKAEKYADENGTKFEVADSMEAAFEDADVVYPKSWGCIDLFEKPEESLELSKKYRDWICDEGLMKLTKDESVYMHCLPADRGNEVTNDVIDGKRSVVYQEAENRMHTCKSIMTLTM
- a CDS encoding threonine synthase — translated: MTSVIKLECIECGESVDPEGVHYLCANCSGDLEVIYDYDAVKKEWKDSKIAESAEMSMWRYAPLLPVEPVSLGGLQVGWTPLIESVRLGKELGIPGLYLKDDTQNPTASLKDRATAIALARCEVNGAEIVTCASTGNAASSLAGLGAAVGMRVKIFVPETAPSTKVSQMLLYGADVYKIKGSYGDAFDLCVKATNEFGWYNRNSGFNPYMSEGKKTAAYEICEQLDWEVPDVIIVPVGDGCIISGVYKGLYDLLEIGVIDRLPRLIAVQSEGANSIVEAFEGDGEIKAANGNTIADGIAVKMPRDGVKALRAIKKTNGYAVAVSDEEILEAVRSLSSKAGIFVEPSAAATLAGLRKSLEIKVLTKDEKIVLLLTGHGLKAPDAAIGTMKATLIEPDISEVRKKEPV